The following are from one region of the Leptospira harrisiae genome:
- a CDS encoding STAS domain-containing protein codes for MSDKILVEEKGNTIRVRFMDQILDGNAPELREILAEILEKNVQEIFLDLEKVVIVSSLGISRLLSFKNKADEKKMTVKIVNIQDKLKETLKKLMLDQFFGL; via the coding sequence ATGAGTGATAAGATACTAGTCGAAGAAAAGGGAAACACGATCCGTGTTCGTTTTATGGATCAGATCCTTGATGGAAACGCACCAGAGTTAAGAGAGATTTTAGCGGAAATCTTGGAGAAGAACGTTCAAGAAATCTTTTTGGATTTGGAAAAAGTGGTGATTGTGAGTTCCCTAGGAATCTCTCGTTTGCTTTCATTCAAAAACAAAGCGGATGAAAAGAAAATGACAGTGAAGATTGTCAATATCCAAGATAAACTAAAAGAAACTTTGAAGAAATTGATGTTGGATCAGTTTTTTGGTCTTTAA